One window of Catonella massiliensis genomic DNA carries:
- a CDS encoding phosphohydrolase, which translates to MKMEIGKTYIVKKDIFDFIKGEIVVLEDKGYQAYYGEHNFVFVNEENQRKWLVLRDNEEDDKKLYYNLEEYFEEK; encoded by the coding sequence ATGAAGATGGAAATAGGGAAGACTTATATTGTTAAAAAAGATATTTTTGATTTTATAAAAGGAGAAATCGTAGTATTAGAAGATAAAGGTTATCAAGCTTACTATGGTGAGCATAATTTTGTTTTCGTTAACGAAGAAAACCAAAGAAAGTGGCTGGTATTGCGGGATAACGAGGAGGATGATAAGAAGTTATATTATAATTTGGAAGAGTATTTCGAAGAAAAATGA
- a CDS encoding class I SAM-dependent methyltransferase, which yields MEKQALINQWLLEQEIAHIKGWDFSHIRGRYKEEDDLPWDFENIIKSYLNDTDYLLDMETGGGEFLLSFMANAKCTAAIEGYEPNIKICEDRLLPLGIDFKACDGGDILPFEDNYFDIITNRHGQYNINEIKRTLKSGGVFLTQQVGAENDRELVELLIGDVEIPFPEAYLSIARQKFADNGFDIVEADEVYRPIEFYDVGALVWFARIIDWEFPGFEVEKYQDNLFKAQEILDKEGVIKGKIHRYYFVAKKK from the coding sequence ATGGAAAAACAAGCACTTATAAATCAATGGTTGCTTGAGCAGGAAATAGCGCATATTAAGGGTTGGGATTTCTCACATATTAGAGGAAGATATAAAGAAGAGGATGATCTCCCTTGGGATTTTGAAAACATTATAAAATCCTATTTGAATGATACAGATTATTTATTGGACATGGAAACAGGAGGTGGCGAATTTCTTTTGTCTTTTATGGCAAACGCTAAATGTACTGCTGCGATTGAAGGGTATGAACCAAACATTAAAATATGTGAGGACAGACTTCTTCCTTTAGGAATAGATTTTAAAGCATGTGACGGAGGAGATATTCTTCCTTTTGAAGATAACTACTTTGACATTATTACTAACAGGCATGGTCAATATAACATAAACGAAATTAAAAGAACTCTTAAAAGTGGAGGAGTATTTCTTACGCAACAAGTCGGTGCAGAAAATGACAGAGAACTTGTAGAACTTTTGATAGGTGATGTTGAAATTCCTTTTCCGGAAGCATATTTAAGTATTGCAAGACAGAAATTTGCTGATAACGGATTTGACATTGTGGAAGCAGATGAAGTCTACAGACCGATAGAGTTTTATGATGTAGGTGCATTGGTTTGGTTTGCCAGAATTATTGATTGGGAATTTCCGGGTTTTGAAGTGGAGAAATATCAGGATAACCTTTTTAAGGCACAGGAAATTCTTGATAAAGAAGGTGTAATTAAGGGGAAAATTCATAGATATTATTTTGTGGCTAAAAAGAAATAA
- a CDS encoding DUF2262 domain-containing protein: MELLEYMRKRNKMTISEWEDTFEKEEREIIILRHEGGGGSLRNGFWDWEAYFLAYVDCKTGELHKEEGRIAFPVTDTENLPYQFEDETIYRLKVREKLPEEVPNGALPIKNLFLVVEVLEKNVACPELEEILTEYRKPIILQDDVLGELTYDKQLKSFEGNLSWLGGRIHISLYVDRDNKSGITKAKKAIKTMVLEQEKWDMDLRSFAAKKLTKLACEWAESDEEAALITEESFAKRISLSLIWVTSGGSFTAYLDDDDLFFGHSIAVNGSPKKGLLSADIEG; the protein is encoded by the coding sequence ATGGAACTACTAGAGTATATGAGAAAAAGAAATAAAATGACAATCTCAGAGTGGGAAGATACTTTTGAGAAAGAAGAAAGAGAGATTATTATTCTAAGACATGAAGGTGGTGGTGGAAGTCTTAGAAACGGTTTTTGGGACTGGGAGGCTTATTTTTTAGCCTATGTGGACTGTAAAACAGGTGAACTGCATAAGGAGGAAGGGCGGATAGCATTTCCTGTCACAGACACAGAAAATCTGCCATATCAATTTGAAGATGAAACCATTTACAGATTAAAGGTACGTGAAAAGCTACCAGAGGAAGTTCCAAATGGTGCACTGCCGATAAAAAACTTGTTTTTGGTTGTGGAAGTTCTTGAAAAAAACGTAGCTTGTCCGGAACTTGAAGAAATACTTACAGAGTATAGAAAGCCGATAATTTTGCAAGATGATGTCTTGGGAGAGCTTACTTATGATAAGCAGCTTAAAAGCTTTGAGGGAAATCTGTCTTGGCTTGGTGGCAGGATACATATATCTTTATATGTAGACAGGGATAATAAGAGCGGTATAACAAAGGCTAAAAAGGCTATAAAAACAATGGTTTTGGAACAGGAAAAATGGGACATGGACCTGCGTAGTTTTGCGGCAAAGAAGCTTACAAAACTTGCCTGTGAATGGGCAGAATCTGATGAAGAAGCTGCTTTAATTACAGAAGAAAGCTTTGCAAAGAGAATTAGCTTAAGCTTAATATGGGTGACATCGGGAGGTTCATTTACAGCTTATCTTGATGATGATGACCTTTTCTTTGGACATAGCATAGCAGTTAATGGAAGCCCTAAGAAGGGGCTCTTGTCAGCTGATATTGAGGGATAA
- a CDS encoding leucine-rich repeat domain-containing protein yields MPVLSQKQIEYGFDYFHKDEPQKKSVIEVSEYNGESELIINCTQLGDSFTPQYKSAKEKKRVLQEWCDFLRNNKTAFTELSFCTRMPQELFDAVCEQENLISLDVKWGVYPDISKLANLTKLRYLSLGSGAGVSSIEPISKLNSLVALSVENFQKIVDYSPFAMLKNLESLSICGDGLGPKYIQVDSLDFLTRMKQLRFFSFLMARLKSKDYTPVLSLENVEYLSLRPCKETKKLYNDIIKLPKLKYGLIVKKPELYV; encoded by the coding sequence ATGCCTGTTTTAAGCCAAAAGCAAATTGAATATGGATTTGACTATTTTCATAAAGATGAACCACAGAAAAAGTCAGTAATAGAAGTTTCTGAGTATAATGGTGAGAGTGAACTTATAATAAACTGCACACAGTTAGGTGATAGCTTTACACCTCAGTATAAGAGCGCAAAAGAGAAAAAGCGTGTATTACAGGAGTGGTGTGACTTTTTAAGGAACAATAAGACGGCCTTTACAGAGCTGTCATTTTGTACAAGGATGCCTCAAGAATTATTTGATGCAGTTTGTGAGCAGGAAAATCTAATAAGTCTTGATGTTAAATGGGGTGTATATCCCGACATTTCAAAGCTTGCCAACCTCACTAAGCTTCGTTACCTGTCTTTAGGTTCAGGTGCAGGTGTAAGCAGTATAGAGCCTATTTCAAAGTTAAACAGCTTAGTAGCTCTATCAGTTGAAAATTTCCAAAAAATCGTGGATTACAGTCCGTTTGCCATGCTTAAAAACCTGGAGAGTCTTTCTATTTGTGGAGACGGACTTGGACCTAAGTACATTCAGGTAGATTCTCTGGACTTTTTAACTCGGATGAAACAGCTTAGATTCTTTTCTTTTTTAATGGCTAGACTTAAAAGCAAGGACTATACTCCGGTTTTAAGCCTTGAAAATGTGGAATATCTAAGCCTTAGACCATGCAAGGAGACAAAAAAACTCTACAATGATATAATTAAACTACCAAAGTTAAAATATGGATTAATAGTAAAAAAGCCTGAATTATATGTATAA